One window from the genome of Betaproteobacteria bacterium encodes:
- a CDS encoding RidA family protein has product MTIQRFHVAKRLSEMVVHNGTVYLAGQVAADMTRDIIGQTEEVLASIDRLLGEAGSDKTKILTAQIFLPDMGDFAAMNSVWERWVVPGHTPARATLEAKLANPAYKIEIMVVAAV; this is encoded by the coding sequence ATGACGATCCAGAGATTCCACGTGGCCAAGCGCCTGTCCGAGATGGTCGTGCACAACGGCACCGTCTATCTCGCCGGGCAGGTGGCGGCGGACATGACCCGCGACATCATCGGCCAGACCGAGGAGGTGCTCGCCTCCATCGACCGGCTGCTGGGGGAGGCGGGCAGCGACAAGACGAAGATCCTCACCGCGCAGATCTTCCTGCCCGACATGGGCGATTTCGCGGCGATGAATTCCGTGTGGGAGCGCTGGGTGGTGCCGGGTCACACGCCGGCGCGCGCGACCCTCGAGGCAAAGCTCGCCAATCCTGCCTACAAGATCGAGATCATGGTGGTCGCGGCGGTCTGA